In one Mastacembelus armatus chromosome 19, fMasArm1.2, whole genome shotgun sequence genomic region, the following are encoded:
- the mrpl43 gene encoding large ribosomal subunit protein mL43 yields MTSRGTPSRFLRSVLQNGVGRYVCQLKRISIIFSKNAQSSLGVREFIEDGVADYAMKNPSTVVYVSPQACRIPKVVAEYLNGSVREEIVTSKTSAQISELFTKLTSQSGLDIIRIRKPFHTDNPSIQGQWHPFTNRPPSIGPIGTQKQDIE; encoded by the exons ATGACATCCAGGGGGACGCCCAGTCGCTTTCTGAGGAGTGTTCTCCAGAACGGGGTCGGTCGGTATGTCTGCCAGCTGAAGCGGATCTCCATCATCTTCTCCAAAAACGCACAGAGCTCCTTAGGAGTGAG GGAGTTTATTGAAGATGGAGTGGCGGACTATGCCATGAAGAACCCTAGTACTGTCGTGTATGTGTCTCCTCAGGCCTGCAGGATACCCAAAGTAGTCGCAGAGTACT TAAACGGCAGTGTGAGGGAAGAAATTGTCACATCCAAAACGTCTGCACAGATTTCAGAGCTTTTTACCAAACTGACCAGTCAGTCCGGCCTGGACATCATCCGCATCCGCAAGCCTTTCCACACAGATAACCCCAGCATACAGGGCCAGTGGCACCCATTCACCAACCGGCCCCCGTCAATCGGGCCCATTGGGACACAGAAACAGGACATTGAATAA
- the twnk gene encoding twinkle mtDNA helicase produces the protein MWRNLLLKGTACVLRVAEPRFLHQRRFSSFCLRLVTHRLIHRPPETPCVLALRCTGCLLAHTGTRAYKNDAKSTVELPVSPVTVTDIKQYLRSKDIAFHDGYSCLHIPSIFITSSAREEKFSLFVDKTTGQFLCKDTLVEGSWEDLQDCLEVMQKEEQDYLSPHVLLGYPESVEEQEERERELMEVQRIWSSSVPLNDLPEDEAQLIKTMFQITKISNTTLKKFGVRLFKPTRSLVFPWFGGPDSSLKGVKLLSAQSTDTEKVTYNEATVPKCSSYYNLFGLPLVGRMDSEVVLTGNELDTLAVSQATGLPSVSLPRGVSCLPPILLPYLEQFKRVTLWLGSDMRSWEASKIFSRKLGLRRCSLVRPGEYRPCPVEALARGKNLGHIIKGSIPAAHKSIVSFKQLREDVYGELLNTEQVAGVKWTRFPELNRILKGHRKGELTVFTGPTGSGKTTFISEVALDLCMQGVNTLWGSFEINNVRLAKIMLTQFAMQRLEENLEQYDFWADKFEELPLYFMTFHGQQNIKTVLDTMQHAVYLYDINHVIIDNLQFMMGQENLSIDKFAVQDHIIGAFRKFATNTSCHVTLIIHPRKEEDDRELQTASIFGSAKASQEADNVLILQEKKLVTCSGRRSLQVTKNRFDGDVGIFPLDFIKSSLTFSAPVKGKHKLRKVPLKSENEDVEGNEVTVKKDEIKKDKADKANKTTKTPRAVKNSAARKETFQNDDKCNS, from the exons ATGTGGAGGAACCTGCTGCTGAAGGGCACCGCCTGTGTCTTGCGGGTGGCAGAGCCAAGGTTTCTCCACCAAAGACGTTTTTCATCCTTCTGTTTGAGACTTGTCACTCACAGGCTGATCCACAGGCCTCCCGAGACCCCATGTGTCTTAGCACTGAGGTGTACAGGCTGTTTACTGGCCCACACTGGGACCAGGGCTTATAAAAATGATGCTAAATCCACTGTGGAGCTCCCTGTCAGCCCTGTCACAGTCACTGACATCAAACAGTATCTACGCTCCAAAGACATTGCCTTCCACGATGGATATAGCTGCCTGCACATCCCCAGCATCTTCATCACTTCGTCTGCCAGGGAGGAAAAGTTCTCCCTGTTCGTCGACAAAACCACCGGACAGTTCCTTTGTAAAGACACGTTAGTGGAAGGGAGCTGGGAAGACCTCCAGGACTGCTTGGAGGTGATGcagaaggaggagcaggacTATCTGAGCCCCCATGTGCTGCTGGGATATCCAGAGAGcgtggaggagcaggaggagagggagCGGGAGCTGATGGAGGTGCAAAGGATCTGGTCCAGCTCCGTCCCCCTTAATGACCTGCCTGAGGATGAAGCCCAGCTGATTAAAACCATGTTCCAG ATAACAAAGATCTCTAACACGACCCTGAAGAAGTTTGGCGTGAGGCTCTTCAAGCCAACCAGGAGTCTGGTTTTCCCCTGGTTTGGTGGACCCGACTCTTCTTTAAAGGGAGTCAAGCTTCTCTCCGCCCAAAGCACAGACACTGAGAAAGTCACATATAATGAAGCCACAGTCCCAAAGTGTAGTTCCTACTACAACCTGTTTGGTCTCCCCCTGGTGGGCCGTATGGACTCGGAGGTGGTGCTGACTGGTAATGAGCTGGACACGCTGGCTGTGAGTCAGGCCACGGGACTCCCAAGTGTTTCTCTTCCACGTGGGGTCAGCTGCCTTCCACCAATCCTGCTGCCTTACTTGGAGCAGTTCAAGCGGGTGACACTGTGGCTGGGAAGCGACATGCGCTCCTGGGAGGCATCAAAGATCTTCTCTCGCAAGCTGGGTCTGAGGCGCTGCTCGCTAGTGCGACCTGGGGAGTACCGGCCCTGTCCTGTGGAGGCGCTGGCTCGGGGGAAGAACTTAGGCCACATCATTAAGGGCTCCATCCCAGCGGCCCATAAGTCCATAGTGTCCTTCAAGCAGCTCAGAGAGGACGTGTACGGGGAGCTGCTGAACACTGAGCAGGTGGCTGGAGTCAAGTGGACAAGGTTTCCAGAGCTCAACAGGATCCTAAAGGGACACCGCAAGGGGGAACTGACTGTGTTCACAG GTCCTACTGGCAGTGGAAAGACCACGTTTATCAGTGAGGTAGCACTGGACCTTTGCATGCAGGGTGTCAACACGTTATGGGGCAGTTTTGAGATCAATAACGTGCGTCTGGCTAAAATCATGCTGACACAGTTTGCCATGCAGCGGCTGGAGGAGAACCTGGAGCAGTATGACTTCTGGGCAGACAAGTTTGAGGAGCTGCCACTCTACTTCATGACCTTCCACGGGCAGCAGAACATCAA GACAGTGCTGGACACTATGCAACATGCTGTCTACTTGTACGATATCAACCATGTCATCATTGACAACCTGCAGTTCATGATGGGGCAGGAAAACCTCTCAATAGACAA GTTTGCAGTCCAGGACCACATTATTGGCGCATTCAGGAAGTTTGCTACCAACACCAGCTGCCACGTCACTCTGATCATTCACCCcaggaaagaagaagatgaCAGAGAACTGCAAACAGCATCTATCTTTGGCTCTGCTAAG GCCAGCCAAGAAGCCGACAACGTCCTCATTCTGCAGGAGAAgaaactggtgacctgttccGGTCGCAGGTCCCTGCAGGTGACCAAGAACCGTTTTGATGGAGACGTGGGCATTTTCCCTCTGGACTTCATCAAGTCCTCTCTGACTTTCTCAGCTCCTGTCAAGGGCAAACACAAGCTGAGGAAGGTGCCCCTCAAGTCAGAAAACGAGGATGTCGAAGGGAACGAGGTGACGGTGAAGAAAGACGAAATTAAAAAGGACAAGGCAGATAAAGCGAACAAAACCACAAAGACTCCACGAGCTGTGAAGAATTCGGCAGCCAGAAAGGAAACCTTCCAGAATGATGATAAGTGTAATTCATAG